A region of uncultured Fusobacterium sp. DNA encodes the following proteins:
- a CDS encoding YchJ family metal-binding protein produces MSNPKTALELMKARYEAYTKGDIEFIKKTHDPKTAKGINWKEAEEWSKNSKWLGLEIIETIAGTQFDKEGIVEFKAKYMDISTGEEIIHHERSYFVKKGRHWYYKGWLPINNL; encoded by the coding sequence ATGAGTAATCCTAAAACAGCTCTTGAACTTATGAAAGCTAGATATGAAGCATACACTAAAGGGGATATTGAATTTATAAAAAAGACTCACGATCCTAAAACAGCTAAAGGAATTAATTGGAAAGAAGCGGAAGAATGGTCTAAAAACTCTAAATGGTTAGGTCTTGAAATAATTGAAACTATAGCTGGTACACAATTTGATAAAGAAGGAATTGTGGAATTTAAGGCTAAATATATGGATATTTCAACTGGAGAAGAGATAATTCATCATGAAAGAAGTTATTTTGTAAAAAAAGGTAGACACTGGTATTATAAAGGATGGTTACCTATAAATAATTTATAA
- a CDS encoding EFR1 family ferrodoxin (N-terminal region resembles flavodoxins. C-terminal ferrodoxin region binds two 4Fe-4S clusters.), translating to MEIYYFTGTGNSLYIAKKIKENFIKCSLIPIETLLHLEKITPKSKEVGFVFPVYFGDISEFIKRIIKKFDFSNVEYIFVIPNCYSIAGATFINLRKILKAQNKNINYENILFMPDNAILFPIEKDYEKLKQVEKDIILVIEDIKKKTNKRLSTNYFQILQYYFMKLFSNWEFSPKKFIVNNSCISCGICKQVCPTKNIEIKDGKPIFNSNCIHCLACFHWCPKEAISMRNFTIKNRRKYHNS from the coding sequence ATGGAAATTTATTATTTTACAGGAACTGGAAACTCTCTATATATTGCTAAAAAAATTAAAGAGAACTTTATTAAATGTAGTTTAATCCCAATAGAAACTCTTTTACATCTTGAAAAAATTACTCCAAAATCTAAAGAGGTTGGATTTGTTTTTCCAGTATATTTTGGAGATATTTCAGAGTTTATAAAAAGAATAATCAAGAAATTTGACTTTTCAAATGTTGAATATATTTTTGTTATTCCCAATTGCTATAGTATTGCTGGAGCTACTTTTATAAATCTTAGAAAAATTTTAAAAGCTCAAAATAAAAATATAAATTATGAAAATATTTTATTTATGCCAGATAATGCTATTCTTTTTCCTATAGAAAAAGATTATGAAAAATTAAAACAAGTGGAGAAAGATATTATCCTTGTTATTGAAGATATTAAAAAGAAAACTAATAAAAGACTATCTACTAATTATTTTCAAATTCTTCAATACTATTTTATGAAACTTTTTTCTAATTGGGAGTTTTCTCCTAAAAAGTTTATTGTAAATAATAGTTGTATTAGTTGTGGTATTTGTAAACAAGTATGTCCAACTAAAAATATTGAAATAAAAGATGGAAAACCTATATTTAATTCAAATTGTATTCATTGCCTTGCTTGTTTTCATTGGTGTCCAAAAGAAGCTATCTCTATGAGAAATTTTACAATTAAAAATAGAAGAAAATATCATAATTCCTAA
- the nox gene encoding H2O-forming NADH oxidase, which produces MSKIVVVGANHAGTAAINTMLNNYSNNEVVVFDRNSNISFLGCGMALWIGKQISGPEGLFYATKEGLEAKGAKIHMETEVTNIDFDKKIVYATGKNGEKYEESYDKLILSTGSLPIDLNIPGKDLENVQFVKLYQHAEDVIKKLENKEFKNIVVVGAGYIGVELAEAFQRIGKNVELIDLADSCLSGYYDKEFRDLMNKNLADNGINLNYGEKVLEIKGNGKVEEVITDKKSYKADMVILAVGFVPNTKLGKDKLELFKNAYKVDLTQKTSLEDVYAIGDCATVYDNSIQDTNYIALATNAVRSGVVAAHNVCGTKLESIGVQGSNGISIYGLNMVSTGLTLEKAKRLGYNAVATSYEDLQKPGFIEHNNDKVLISIVYDMDTRRVLGAQLASRQDISMGIHMFSLAIQEGVTIDKLKLLDIFFLPHFNQPYNYITMAALSAK; this is translated from the coding sequence AATTATTCAAATAATGAAGTAGTAGTATTTGATAGAAATTCAAATATTAGTTTCTTAGGTTGTGGAATGGCACTTTGGATAGGAAAACAAATTTCGGGTCCAGAGGGATTATTTTATGCAACAAAAGAGGGATTAGAAGCTAAAGGAGCAAAAATCCATATGGAAACAGAAGTTACTAATATAGATTTTGATAAAAAAATAGTTTATGCAACTGGAAAAAATGGAGAAAAATATGAGGAATCATATGATAAACTAATCCTTTCAACAGGGTCATTACCTATAGATTTAAATATTCCAGGAAAAGATTTAGAAAATGTACAATTTGTTAAGTTATATCAACATGCTGAAGATGTAATAAAAAAATTAGAGAACAAGGAGTTCAAAAATATAGTAGTAGTAGGTGCTGGATATATTGGAGTAGAACTTGCTGAAGCTTTCCAAAGAATAGGAAAAAATGTAGAACTAATTGACTTAGCAGATAGCTGTCTATCTGGATATTATGATAAAGAGTTTAGAGATCTAATGAATAAAAATCTAGCTGATAATGGAATTAATTTAAATTATGGAGAGAAAGTTCTTGAAATAAAAGGAAATGGCAAAGTTGAAGAAGTAATTACAGATAAAAAATCATATAAAGCTGATATGGTAATATTAGCAGTTGGATTTGTACCAAATACTAAACTAGGAAAAGATAAGTTAGAATTATTTAAAAATGCTTATAAAGTAGACTTAACACAAAAAACAAGTTTAGAAGATGTATACGCAATAGGAGATTGTGCTACTGTATATGATAACTCAATTCAAGATACTAACTATATAGCATTAGCTACTAATGCTGTACGTTCTGGGGTTGTAGCAGCTCATAATGTATGTGGAACAAAATTAGAGAGCATAGGAGTTCAAGGTTCTAATGGAATATCAATCTATGGATTAAATATGGTTTCAACAGGGCTTACATTAGAAAAAGCTAAAAGATTAGGATATAATGCTGTGGCAACTTCTTATGAAGACTTACAAAAACCTGGATTTATAGAACATAATAATGATAAAGTATTAATTAGCATAGTTTATGATATGGATACTAGAAGAGTTTTAGGTGCTCAACTAGCTTCTAGACAAGATATATCTATGGGAATTCATATGTTCTCACTAGCTATTCAAGAAGGAGTAACTATTGATAAATTAAAATTATTAGATATCTTCTTCTTGCCACATTTTAATCAGCCATACAACTATATAACAATGGCAGCTTTAAGTGCTAAATAG
- a CDS encoding YaaA family protein, with protein MKIIFSPSKTMKYKNIDFKNSKNIEFTNHTKTLIEKLKTFTLEDIATIFKLKGKLLEETYDNIQNFETLSEYEALALYEGVTFRQLKIEKFTDKELDYLNKNLFIFSALYGAISPNTKIKPYRLDMTINILDESIYKFWNKDINNYLEKYSTEVFINLASKEFSKILDYKKFKVIDIEFRQNIDGKLKNISTEGKKARGMMLNYMTLNSIENIEKIKEFSEDGYKFSSENSTETKLFFIK; from the coding sequence ATGAAGATAATTTTTTCTCCAAGTAAAACAATGAAATATAAGAATATAGATTTTAAAAATAGCAAAAATATAGAATTTACTAATCATACAAAAACTCTTATAGAGAAATTAAAAACTTTTACATTAGAAGATATAGCTACTATTTTTAAATTAAAAGGTAAACTTTTAGAAGAAACATATGATAATATTCAAAATTTTGAAACTCTTTCTGAATATGAAGCCCTTGCTCTCTATGAAGGAGTTACTTTTAGGCAATTAAAAATAGAGAAATTTACTGATAAAGAACTTGATTATTTGAATAAAAACCTTTTTATCTTTTCAGCTCTTTATGGTGCAATATCACCAAATACAAAAATTAAACCTTACCGTTTAGATATGACTATAAATATTTTAGATGAAAGTATTTACAAATTTTGGAATAAGGATATTAATAACTATCTTGAGAAATATTCCACAGAAGTTTTTATCAATCTTGCTTCTAAAGAATTTTCTAAAATTTTAGATTATAAAAAATTTAAAGTAATTGATATTGAGTTTAGACAAAATATTGATGGAAAATTGAAAAATATTAGTACTGAAGGTAAAAAAGCTAGAGGAATGATGCTTAACTACATGACTTTAAACTCTATTGAAAATATAGAAAAAATAAAAGAGTTCTCTGAAGATGGTTATAAATTTTCTTCAGAAAACTCTACAGAAACTAAACTATTTTTTATAAAATAA
- a CDS encoding N-acetyltransferase produces the protein MNTVIRREEEKDYRRVEEIAREAFWNLYFPGTDIHAVVNKLRRSPDFIKELTYVIEVNGEVEGAIFYTNSKIIDKNEIEHKVISFGPVFISPKFHRQGLGRKLITYTIEKAKEMGYRAIITLGYPYHYEPYGFLAGKRYGISMPDMKFYKGLLVLPLSEGALENISGYVLFSEDLEATSEEIEEFDKNFPYKEKGFQESQIEYEKACAELDE, from the coding sequence ATGAATACTGTCATAAGAAGAGAAGAAGAAAAAGATTATAGAAGAGTTGAAGAGATTGCAAGAGAAGCTTTTTGGAATCTATATTTTCCTGGGACAGATATACATGCAGTAGTAAATAAGTTGCGTAGAAGCCCAGATTTTATAAAAGAGCTAACTTATGTCATTGAAGTAAATGGAGAAGTAGAAGGGGCAATTTTTTATACTAATTCTAAGATAATAGATAAGAATGAGATAGAACATAAGGTCATATCTTTTGGACCTGTATTTATATCACCAAAGTTTCATAGACAGGGATTAGGTAGAAAATTAATAACTTATACAATAGAAAAGGCTAAAGAGATGGGGTATAGAGCAATTATAACTCTTGGTTATCCATATCACTATGAACCATATGGTTTTTTAGCTGGGAAAAGATATGGAATCTCTATGCCAGATATGAAATTTTATAAAGGGCTATTAGTACTACCACTATCTGAAGGAGCTTTGGAAAATATATCTGGTTATGTTCTGTTTTCTGAAGATTTAGAAGCAACTTCAGAAGAGATAGAGGAATTTGATAAAAACTTTCCATATAAAGAAAAGGGATTTCAAGAGAGCCAAATAGAGTATGAAAAAGCTTGTGCTGAATTAGATGAATAG